In Yoonia sp. R2331, the following proteins share a genomic window:
- the clpB gene encoding ATP-dependent chaperone ClpB, whose protein sequence is MNLDKFTERSRGFVQAAQTIAMRENHQRILPEHLLKALMDDDQGLSANLITKAAGDAAAVRQAVDTAVAKIAKVSGGDGQVFVDTSLARVMDEAEKVASKAGDSFVPVERLLMALAMIKSKAKDALDAGKVTAQGLNAAINDIRKGRTADSASAEDGYDALKKYARDLTEAAEQGKIDPIIGRDEEIRRAMQVLSRRTKNNPVLIGEPGVGKTAIAEGLALRIVDGDVPESLKNKKLMSLDMGALIAGAKYRGEFEERLKAVLKEIESAAGEIILFIDEMHTLVGAGKSDGAMDAANLIKPALARGELHCVGATTLDEYRKYVEKDAALARRFQPLIVEEPTVVDTISILRGIKEKYELHHGVRISDAALVSAATLSHRYITDRFLPDKAIDLMDEAASRLRMEVDSKPEELDALDRQIMQLQIEQEALKKEDDKASKDRLEKLTEELANLQDRASEMTAKWQAERDKLEGSRELKEQLDRARAELDIAKREGNLAKAGELSYGVIPELERKLSEAEDTDDLMVEEAVRPEQIAEVVERWTGIPTSKMLEGEREKLLRMEDELGKRVIGQHGPVRSVANAVRRARAGLNDENRPLGSFLFLGPTGVGKTELTKAVAEYLFDDDNAMVRIDMSEFMEKHAVARLIGAPPGYVGYDEGGVLTEAVRRRPYQVVLFDEVEKAHPDVFNVLLQVLDDGVLTDGQGRTVDFKQTLIILTSNLGAQSLSQLPDGADPSQAKRDVMDAVRAHFRPEFLNRLDETIIFDRLAREDMAGIVTIQLGRLEKRLASRNITLDLDDGALKWLADEGYDPVFGARPLKRVIQRALQDQLAEMILAGDVLDGATVSVSAGADGLIVGDRVSGSQRSKPDDAVVH, encoded by the coding sequence ATGAACTTGGACAAGTTCACAGAGCGGTCGCGCGGCTTTGTTCAGGCTGCACAGACCATCGCGATGCGCGAAAACCACCAGAGAATATTGCCAGAGCACCTTTTGAAGGCGCTGATGGATGACGATCAGGGGCTGTCGGCCAATCTGATCACCAAAGCCGCAGGCGACGCCGCTGCCGTCAGGCAGGCCGTTGATACGGCTGTGGCCAAGATCGCCAAGGTATCAGGCGGCGACGGGCAGGTGTTTGTCGACACCTCACTGGCCCGCGTGATGGACGAGGCTGAAAAGGTTGCGTCAAAGGCGGGCGATAGTTTTGTCCCTGTGGAACGGCTGCTGATGGCTTTGGCGATGATCAAATCCAAGGCCAAGGATGCGCTCGACGCAGGCAAAGTCACAGCGCAGGGGCTGAACGCTGCGATCAATGACATTCGCAAGGGGCGCACGGCCGATAGTGCCAGCGCCGAGGATGGCTATGACGCGCTCAAGAAATACGCGCGCGATCTGACCGAGGCGGCAGAGCAGGGCAAGATCGACCCGATCATTGGCCGGGATGAGGAAATCCGTCGCGCCATGCAGGTGCTGTCGCGGCGCACCAAGAACAACCCCGTGCTGATCGGGGAACCGGGCGTGGGTAAGACCGCGATTGCCGAAGGGCTTGCCCTGCGGATCGTCGATGGGGACGTGCCCGAGAGCTTGAAGAACAAAAAGCTGATGTCGCTCGACATGGGCGCGCTGATTGCCGGTGCCAAGTACCGCGGCGAGTTTGAAGAGCGCCTAAAGGCTGTTCTGAAAGAGATCGAATCCGCTGCCGGTGAGATCATCTTGTTCATTGATGAGATGCACACGCTGGTGGGTGCAGGCAAATCGGATGGCGCAATGGATGCGGCAAACCTGATTAAACCCGCACTTGCGCGGGGTGAACTGCACTGCGTTGGTGCCACGACCTTAGACGAATACCGCAAATATGTGGAAAAGGACGCGGCTTTGGCCCGGCGTTTCCAGCCTTTGATCGTGGAAGAACCCACCGTGGTCGACACGATCAGCATTCTGCGCGGGATCAAGGAAAAGTATGAACTGCACCACGGCGTGCGGATCTCTGATGCCGCGTTGGTGTCGGCGGCGACGCTGAGCCACCGCTATATCACTGACCGATTCCTACCAGATAAGGCGATTGACCTGATGGACGAGGCGGCCAGCCGGTTGCGCATGGAAGTGGACAGCAAGCCCGAAGAACTGGACGCGCTGGACCGTCAGATCATGCAGCTGCAGATCGAGCAGGAGGCCTTGAAGAAAGAGGACGACAAGGCGTCCAAGGATCGGCTGGAAAAGTTGACCGAGGAATTGGCGAACCTGCAGGACCGCGCGTCAGAGATGACCGCGAAATGGCAGGCCGAGCGCGACAAGCTGGAAGGCAGCCGCGAGCTGAAGGAACAGCTTGATCGCGCGCGGGCAGAGCTGGACATCGCCAAGCGGGAAGGCAACCTCGCCAAGGCCGGAGAGCTGTCTTACGGCGTTATCCCAGAGCTTGAGCGCAAGTTGTCAGAGGCCGAGGACACCGATGATCTGATGGTCGAAGAAGCCGTTCGGCCAGAGCAGATCGCTGAGGTCGTTGAGCGGTGGACCGGTATCCCGACCAGCAAGATGCTGGAAGGCGAGCGCGAAAAGCTGCTGCGCATGGAAGACGAGCTTGGCAAGCGCGTGATCGGTCAGCATGGGCCGGTACGTTCGGTGGCCAATGCGGTGCGCCGTGCGCGTGCGGGTCTGAATGACGAGAACCGCCCGCTGGGGTCGTTCCTGTTCCTTGGGCCAACCGGCGTGGGCAAGACGGAACTGACCAAGGCCGTGGCCGAGTACCTTTTCGACGATGACAACGCGATGGTGCGGATTGATATGTCAGAGTTCATGGAGAAACACGCCGTGGCCCGTCTGATCGGCGCGCCCCCCGGTTACGTTGGCTATGACGAAGGCGGTGTTCTGACCGAGGCGGTGCGGCGCAGGCCCTATCAGGTTGTGCTTTTTGACGAGGTCGAAAAGGCGCACCCGGATGTGTTCAACGTGCTGTTGCAAGTACTTGATGATGGTGTGCTGACCGATGGTCAGGGCCGCACTGTGGATTTCAAGCAGACGCTCATCATCCTGACGTCAAACCTTGGGGCGCAAAGCCTCAGCCAACTGCCGGACGGTGCTGACCCAAGCCAAGCCAAACGCGATGTGATGGATGCGGTTCGGGCGCATTTCCGGCCCGAGTTCCTGAACCGTCTGGACGAGACGATCATCTTTGACCGTCTGGCCCGCGAAGACATGGCCGGGATCGTCACGATCCAGCTTGGCCGGTTGGAAAAGCGTCTGGCAAGCCGCAACATCACGCTTGATCTGGATGATGGCGCGCTGAAGTGGTTGGCCGACGAAGGCTATGACCCAGTGTTCGGCGCGCGGCCATTGAAGCGCGTGATCCAGCGCGCCTTGCAGGACCAGTTGGCCGAGATGATTCTCGCGGGTGACGTTCTGGATGGTGCGACCGTTTCGGTCAGTGCCGGGGCCGATGGGTTGATCGTGGGCGACCGTGTCAGCGGGTCTCAGCGCAGCAAGCCCGATGATGCGGTTGTGCATTGA
- a CDS encoding endonuclease/exonuclease/phosphatase family protein encodes MPPFPQPAFNFDFDPDAEVTALRQWRDTQPGRAIPDKHDGRLLLGSWNIANLGDSGQVRDARDLPLMAEILGWFDIIALQEVKENLGDLMKIKAMMPGYDVVLSDQTGNGERMVFLYDATRVNRLALVGEIDISPKDQRHIKIPNSTQKFTGFDRAPYMVAFEKDGFVLTVVNVHLFFGSSSQRSINRRALETYAVGRWGDLRRKRGRAFSHNLVVIGDMNMPVADVGDEVFEALTKRGLHIPEHQSRIGTTITEGKHYDQLAFFPGDAGTAYVQDGVFDFDGAVFADLWDTRTEKEFEAFVRYHLSDHRPIWVQFRTD; translated from the coding sequence ATGCCGCCTTTTCCCCAGCCCGCTTTCAACTTTGATTTTGACCCCGACGCCGAAGTGACCGCCCTGCGCCAGTGGCGTGACACCCAGCCGGGGCGTGCGATCCCCGACAAACATGACGGCAGGCTGCTGCTGGGCAGTTGGAACATCGCCAATCTGGGCGACAGCGGGCAGGTCCGCGACGCGCGCGATCTGCCGCTGATGGCTGAAATTCTGGGCTGGTTTGACATCATCGCGCTGCAGGAAGTGAAGGAAAACCTTGGTGATCTGATGAAGATCAAGGCGATGATGCCGGGCTATGACGTTGTGCTGTCAGACCAGACCGGCAATGGCGAGCGGATGGTGTTTCTCTACGACGCCACCCGTGTGAACCGGCTGGCGCTGGTGGGAGAGATCGACATTTCACCCAAGGATCAGCGACATATCAAGATCCCCAACTCCACCCAGAAATTCACTGGATTTGACCGTGCCCCCTACATGGTGGCGTTTGAAAAGGATGGCTTTGTCCTGACGGTCGTGAACGTGCATCTGTTCTTTGGCTCATCCTCGCAGCGGTCGATCAATCGCCGCGCGTTGGAAACCTATGCCGTCGGGCGCTGGGGCGATCTGCGGCGCAAACGGGGCCGCGCGTTTTCGCACAATCTGGTGGTGATTGGTGATATGAATATGCCTGTGGCGGACGTGGGCGACGAAGTGTTCGAGGCGCTGACAAAGCGCGGTCTGCACATCCCCGAGCATCAGTCGCGGATCGGCACCACGATCACCGAAGGCAAGCATTACGACCAACTGGCGTTCTTTCCGGGTGACGCCGGCACCGCTTATGTGCAGGACGGGGTGTTTGATTTTGACGGGGCGGTCTTTGCGGATCTGTGGGATACGCGGACCGAGAAAGAGTTCGAGGCTTTTGTGCGCTATCACCTGTCAGATCACCGCCCGATCTGGGTGCAGTTCCGCACCGATTAG
- a CDS encoding fasciclin domain-containing protein, producing the protein MNPSIAAIASGPDFSVLLGAVKFLDANLGTNLVTTLSNPGTLTVFAPTNAAFGSLAADLGFAGDPADADAVLGFLAGNVPAETLRDVVQYHVLPEVKTAADIAADPTLTTALGPTITADLPTLVDNEPDLIDPSLVATDIMASNGVVHVIDKVLLPIDLPGNDAPTITDIAVASGPGFDNDLSDFDILREAVVAADLAGALADPNADLTVFAPNDAAFVGLAQALGFTGDNEADAFGYIVDALRLLSNGDDPIPLLTNILLYHVAPESLQASQVLALDQIPTLLGVDLGRDGAALVDGDPDFANPNLVATDIQAANGVLHVIDGVLVPIDILQSSGRKNDVDFLIGDDRGSITKLGRDNDYIDAKGGWDVVFAGKGHDVVLAGSGRDFVWGGKGHDVIKGEGGNDVIKGGRGHDEISGGAGFDFLTGGRGRDTFIFKQDEGVNVISDFDRRGNDTIDLSAFGIESYADLAHNLSDGWRGTTIHLDGTDIFLSGTRLHSLTEDDFIL; encoded by the coding sequence ATGAACCCTTCAATCGCCGCTATCGCCTCTGGCCCTGACTTTTCGGTGCTGCTGGGCGCTGTCAAATTCCTTGATGCCAATCTGGGCACCAACCTTGTGACAACCTTATCCAACCCCGGCACCCTGACTGTCTTTGCGCCTACCAATGCGGCCTTTGGCAGTTTGGCTGCCGATCTTGGGTTTGCGGGCGATCCCGCTGATGCCGACGCCGTGCTGGGTTTTCTGGCAGGCAACGTCCCCGCCGAGACCTTGCGCGATGTGGTGCAGTACCACGTCTTACCAGAGGTCAAGACAGCCGCTGACATTGCCGCGGATCCAACGCTGACAACCGCGCTGGGGCCGACGATCACTGCCGATCTGCCGACGCTGGTGGACAATGAACCCGATTTGATCGACCCCTCGCTTGTGGCCACTGACATCATGGCCAGCAATGGCGTGGTCCATGTGATCGACAAGGTGCTCTTGCCGATTGATCTGCCCGGCAACGACGCACCGACAATCACGGACATCGCTGTCGCCTCAGGCCCTGGCTTTGACAATGATCTGTCTGATTTTGACATCCTGCGCGAGGCGGTTGTTGCCGCTGATCTGGCCGGCGCGCTGGCAGACCCGAATGCAGACCTTACCGTCTTTGCCCCGAATGACGCGGCCTTTGTCGGGCTGGCACAGGCGCTTGGGTTCACAGGTGACAACGAGGCGGACGCCTTTGGCTATATCGTCGATGCCTTACGTCTTTTGTCGAACGGTGATGACCCGATCCCGCTGCTCACGAACATCCTGCTTTACCACGTGGCCCCCGAAAGCCTGCAGGCCAGCCAGGTGCTGGCCCTGGATCAGATCCCAACGCTTCTGGGCGTTGATCTGGGCCGCGATGGCGCAGCACTGGTGGACGGCGACCCCGACTTCGCGAACCCCAACCTAGTTGCCACAGATATTCAGGCCGCAAACGGCGTCCTGCATGTGATTGATGGCGTGCTTGTCCCGATCGACATCCTGCAATCAAGCGGGCGCAAGAATGACGTCGACTTTTTGATCGGAGATGATCGGGGGTCAATCACCAAACTTGGTCGTGACAATGACTACATCGACGCCAAAGGTGGCTGGGACGTGGTGTTCGCAGGCAAGGGTCATGATGTTGTGCTTGCCGGATCAGGGCGAGACTTCGTCTGGGGTGGCAAAGGCCACGATGTGATCAAGGGCGAAGGCGGCAACGACGTCATCAAGGGCGGACGCGGCCATGATGAGATTTCGGGCGGCGCCGGTTTTGACTTTTTGACGGGCGGGCGCGGGCGCGACACCTTCATCTTCAAGCAGGACGAAGGCGTCAACGTCATCAGCGATTTCGACCGCCGCGGCAATGACACCATCGACCTCAGCGCCTTCGGGATCGAAAGCTACGCCGATCTGGCCCATAACCTGTCGGACGGCTGGCGCGGCACGACGATCCATCTTGATGGCACCGATATTTTCTTGTCGGGGACGCGCCTGCATTCCCTGACAGAGGATGACTTTATTCTGTAG
- a CDS encoding fasciclin domain-containing protein: protein MLRRTFIALAASTALAAPAFADGHSKDIVDTAVEAGSFTTLVAAVEAAGLVETLKGEGPFTVFAPTDDAFAALPEGTVEGLLADPEALANILTYHVVAGKVMSGDLTNEMMAATVNGADVTIMTEGGVMVNDATVVTADIEASNGVIHVIDKVILPPS, encoded by the coding sequence ATGCTTCGCAGAACGTTTATTGCACTCGCTGCTTCAACCGCGCTGGCCGCCCCCGCCTTTGCCGATGGTCATTCCAAGGACATCGTTGATACCGCTGTAGAGGCGGGCAGCTTTACTACCCTTGTGGCTGCAGTCGAGGCCGCAGGGCTGGTTGAAACGCTGAAGGGCGAAGGCCCGTTCACCGTTTTTGCCCCCACCGATGACGCCTTTGCCGCCCTGCCCGAAGGCACCGTTGAAGGGTTGTTGGCAGACCCCGAGGCGCTGGCAAACATCCTGACCTACCACGTTGTCGCAGGCAAAGTGATGTCAGGTGATCTGACGAACGAGATGATGGCCGCAACCGTGAACGGTGCTGACGTCACAATCATGACCGAAGGCGGTGTGATGGTGAACGATGCCACCGTGGTGACAGCAGACATCGAGGCCAGCAATGGCGTGATCCATGTCATCGACAAGGTGATCCTGCCACCCAGCTGA
- a CDS encoding FMN-binding glutamate synthase family protein → MFSDFTINLIQGMVFLFVLLVGAAALLVLVLFVIDRSQRADAIRRNYPVIGRFRYLFSTLGEFFRQYFFAMDREELPFNRAQRDWIKHSSSGKGNTVAFGSTRNLAAQGTPIFVNAAFPPLDQQVAATAPLVIGPGARKPYAAPSIYNLSGMSYGAISKPAVQALSRGSKAAGIWMNTGEGGLSPFHLEGGCDIVFQVGTAKYGVRDADGNLSDDKLREVAAHDQVKMIEIKLAQGAKPGKGGILPGAKVTPEIAQIRGIKVGESSISPNRHVEVDDWGDLLDLVARVRDVTGLPVGIKTVMGNGDAFEDLFALINERGQESAPDFITLDGGEGGTGASPMPLMDLVGVSIREALPYVANLRDQAGLHDRIRLIASGKLVNPGDVAWAICAGADFVTSARGFMFALGCIQSLKCNKNTCPTGITTHDPRFQKGLVPEDKDKKVAHYAKTIIKEVETIAHSVGVTEPRQMRPKHVRIVQSDGKSVPLDVLEARYNNLAAS, encoded by the coding sequence ATGTTTTCGGATTTCACGATCAACCTGATCCAAGGGATGGTGTTTCTGTTCGTCCTGCTGGTGGGTGCCGCCGCTTTGCTGGTGCTGGTTCTGTTTGTCATCGACCGCAGCCAGCGCGCTGATGCGATCCGCCGGAACTACCCGGTGATCGGGCGGTTTCGCTATCTGTTCAGCACGCTCGGCGAGTTTTTTCGCCAGTATTTCTTTGCGATGGACCGGGAAGAGCTGCCGTTCAACCGTGCGCAGCGGGACTGGATCAAACATTCCAGCAGCGGCAAGGGCAACACGGTTGCTTTCGGGTCGACCCGGAACCTTGCCGCGCAAGGCACGCCAATTTTCGTCAATGCCGCCTTTCCACCGCTGGATCAGCAGGTGGCGGCGACCGCGCCTTTGGTGATTGGTCCGGGCGCGCGAAAACCCTATGCCGCGCCGTCGATCTATAACCTGTCCGGTATGTCTTATGGCGCGATTTCAAAACCAGCGGTGCAGGCGCTGAGCCGGGGATCGAAGGCGGCAGGCATCTGGATGAACACCGGCGAAGGCGGGCTGTCGCCGTTTCACCTTGAAGGTGGTTGCGACATCGTCTTTCAGGTCGGCACGGCAAAATACGGCGTGCGGGATGCCGATGGCAACCTGAGCGACGACAAACTGCGCGAGGTAGCCGCGCACGATCAGGTCAAGATGATCGAGATCAAGCTGGCGCAGGGGGCCAAACCCGGCAAGGGTGGCATCCTGCCGGGGGCCAAGGTCACGCCCGAGATCGCGCAGATCAGGGGCATCAAGGTTGGCGAAAGCAGCATCTCTCCCAACAGGCATGTCGAGGTAGATGACTGGGGTGATCTATTGGATCTTGTGGCGCGGGTGCGCGATGTCACGGGCCTGCCGGTCGGGATCAAAACGGTGATGGGCAATGGCGATGCGTTCGAAGACTTGTTTGCGTTGATTAACGAGCGCGGCCAAGAGAGCGCACCGGATTTCATCACGCTAGATGGCGGTGAGGGCGGCACGGGCGCCTCGCCCATGCCGCTGATGGATCTGGTTGGCGTCTCGATCCGCGAGGCGCTGCCCTATGTCGCCAATCTGCGCGATCAGGCGGGGCTGCATGATCGGATCAGGCTGATCGCCAGCGGCAAACTGGTGAACCCCGGCGATGTGGCGTGGGCCATTTGTGCGGGGGCTGACTTTGTCACGTCGGCCCGTGGTTTCATGTTCGCGCTAGGCTGCATCCAAAGCCTGAAGTGCAACAAGAACACTTGTCCCACGGGTATCACCACCCACGATCCGCGGTTTCAAAAAGGTCTGGTTCCCGAAGACAAAGACAAAAAGGTCGCCCATTACGCCAAGACGATCATCAAAGAAGTTGAAACAATTGCGCATTCGGTCGGCGTCACAGAGCCGCGCCAGATGCGCCCCAAACACGTGCGGATCGTGCAATCGGACGGAAAATCAGTGCCTTTGGACGTGTTAGAGGCGCGTTACAACAATCTGGCGGCATCGTGA
- the msrP gene encoding protein-methionine-sulfoxide reductase catalytic subunit MsrP, which produces MAYRWTNDLTHADVTPKAAFLNRRQIIAGTVGLGAIAAGLPAAAQEALEPNTLEEITSYNNYYEFGTGKNDPAENAHQLQIDPWSVKVDGMVDNPGEYALADLLDGLTVEERIYRFRCVEAWSMVVPWNGIELADILNKVGVQAGAKYVAFETVVQPENMIGVQRRVLDFPYVEGLRLDEAMHPLTIMATGIYGEPIAKQNGAPMRLVVPWKYGFKSIKSIVRITLTDEEPPTSWNVANAREYGFYSNVNPEVDHPRWSQATERKIGGGLFAARQDTLMLNGYADEVASLYAEKPLNEWF; this is translated from the coding sequence ATGGCCTATCGCTGGACCAACGACCTGACCCACGCTGACGTGACCCCGAAGGCCGCGTTCCTGAACCGCCGCCAGATCATTGCGGGCACAGTCGGGCTGGGTGCCATTGCGGCGGGCCTGCCTGCGGCGGCGCAAGAGGCGCTGGAGCCGAACACGCTGGAAGAGATCACCAGCTACAATAACTACTACGAATTCGGCACCGGCAAGAATGATCCTGCCGAAAATGCCCATCAGCTGCAGATTGATCCCTGGTCGGTGAAGGTTGACGGCATGGTGGACAACCCCGGTGAGTATGCGTTGGCGGACCTGCTTGATGGGTTGACGGTCGAGGAACGGATCTACCGGTTCCGCTGTGTCGAGGCGTGGTCGATGGTCGTGCCGTGGAACGGGATCGAGCTGGCCGATATCCTCAACAAAGTGGGTGTGCAGGCGGGGGCCAAATACGTGGCCTTTGAAACGGTCGTGCAACCTGAGAACATGATCGGCGTGCAGCGCCGCGTACTGGACTTTCCTTATGTGGAAGGCCTGCGGCTGGATGAGGCGATGCACCCGCTGACCATCATGGCGACGGGCATCTACGGCGAACCGATTGCGAAACAAAACGGCGCGCCGATGCGCCTGGTGGTGCCATGGAAATACGGGTTCAAATCGATCAAGTCGATTGTGCGCATCACCCTGACTGACGAAGAGCCGCCGACCAGCTGGAACGTCGCCAATGCGCGCGAATACGGCTTTTACAGCAATGTGAACCCGGAAGTGGACCACCCGCGCTGGTCGCAGGCAACCGAGCGCAAGATCGGTGGCGGATTGTTCGCCGCGCGGCAGGACACGCTGATGCTGAACGGTTACGCTGACGAAGTTGCGAGCCTTTATGCCGAGAAGCCGTTGAACGAGTGGTTCTGA
- the msrQ gene encoding protein-methionine-sulfoxide reductase heme-binding subunit MsrQ, which yields MTLTDRINGALRRVPAWTIYIVFAVWTGWEFWKALTGVGPYAVEPINVLEREYGEMALKLLVAGLLVTPLRRLVGVNLMKFRRAIGVTAFFLVLAHFLVFAVLDVQSLERVWTETIKRPYVTVGMLSFLGLIPLALTSNNWSVRKLGAATWRQLHKLTYPVAVLAAVHYLWLAKGFQLEPLIYTGIIVGLIAWRYWPKLGQESRA from the coding sequence ATGACATTGACCGACCGCATAAACGGCGCCCTGCGCCGGGTTCCAGCGTGGACTATATATATAGTGTTCGCCGTCTGGACCGGGTGGGAGTTCTGGAAGGCGCTGACAGGCGTCGGCCCTTATGCGGTTGAGCCGATCAATGTGCTGGAACGTGAATACGGTGAAATGGCGCTGAAGCTTTTGGTTGCGGGCCTGTTGGTGACACCCTTGCGGCGGTTGGTGGGTGTGAACCTGATGAAGTTCCGGCGCGCGATTGGTGTGACGGCCTTTTTCCTAGTGCTGGCGCATTTCCTCGTCTTTGCCGTGCTTGATGTCCAATCGCTGGAACGGGTTTGGACTGAAACGATTAAGCGGCCCTATGTGACCGTCGGGATGTTGTCCTTCCTCGGGCTGATCCCGCTGGCACTGACGTCCAACAACTGGTCGGTGCGCAAACTGGGTGCGGCCACGTGGCGGCAACTGCACAAGCTGACCTATCCGGTCGCGGTACTGGCGGCGGTTCACTATCTGTGGCTGGCCAAGGGGTTTCAGCTGGAACCGCTGATCTACACTGGCATCATCGTCGGCCTAATCGCATGGCGCTATTGGCCTAAACTGGGTCAGGAATCCCGCGCTTGA
- a CDS encoding VPLPA-CTERM sorting domain-containing protein: protein MRLLTSALVAGLTVAGAANAAAIDLTDNTFASVDYVDFVQGPLGPIEAFTEISDGVTFSFAALNNGQFRSVGTWGNGTSNASGPFGLSFGGGGGETAAFTLSVDHDVTLNAFLGFAQQFNTGAIFDVTGTGVSSTGNAFSTSGFLASGIPVLEAFNGGALSLTAGTTYTFATTNSGTATQSHLTSLDFTKIPVGPMADVPLPAGMPLLLAGLGALGLAKRRKR from the coding sequence ATGAGGCTTTTGACGAGTGCCCTAGTTGCGGGGCTTACGGTTGCTGGTGCGGCAAACGCGGCGGCAATTGATCTGACAGATAACACCTTTGCCAGCGTCGACTACGTCGATTTTGTGCAAGGCCCCTTGGGTCCGATTGAGGCGTTTACCGAAATCTCAGACGGTGTGACATTCAGCTTTGCAGCGCTGAACAACGGCCAATTCCGAAGCGTTGGAACTTGGGGTAACGGCACCTCAAATGCGAGCGGCCCATTCGGGCTGAGCTTCGGCGGCGGTGGCGGTGAAACAGCGGCTTTCACGCTGTCAGTCGATCATGACGTGACGCTGAATGCATTTCTGGGATTTGCGCAACAGTTCAACACTGGTGCTATTTTTGATGTGACCGGTACTGGCGTAAGCTCAACCGGCAACGCGTTTTCGACAAGCGGGTTTCTGGCGTCGGGCATCCCCGTCCTAGAGGCTTTCAATGGCGGTGCATTATCTTTGACGGCTGGCACAACCTACACGTTTGCGACAACCAATAGCGGGACAGCCACCCAGAGCCACCTGACAAGCCTCGACTTCACAAAGATCCCGGTCGGTCCGATGGCGGACGTCCCGCTGCCTGCCGGGATGCCGCTGTTGCTTGCGGGTCTTGGCGCGCTGGGGCTGGCGAAACGGCGCAAGCGCTAA
- a CDS encoding sugar MFS transporter: MTLSATRRTILLTMAVFALHPLSFGAWLALIPEVKAILNLNKAELALALLGMPVAVIPTLQLASRIIPRVGPRRLLMVGFAAQPGVAILPFIADGQRGLFVALLAVGFVMAFMQVALNVYAGRLEKQLGVTIMSRCHGLWALGLMTGSFCVTFFVANGLITAELMIAVPSAVAGIIVARAMTPLRGANDGGLPPPRRKLHQMPAALFAISIFALAVAMTEGAMSDWAAIYMAERLPPGATTAGLAVTAYAACLAAGRLLGDAAKRWLGAVGLARVTLCLAILGLLILQLPLPIGFAYAAFGLIGLGVSVGFPLGVSAAAALDDVHEGANIAIMSSVAICGFLFGPPLIGFLAEAFTLGVGLLALLPGLIAGLWLCGALAPAESTDSTK, from the coding sequence ATGACATTGTCCGCAACCCGCCGCACGATCCTGCTGACCATGGCGGTCTTTGCGTTGCATCCGCTGTCCTTTGGGGCGTGGCTGGCGCTGATCCCCGAGGTCAAAGCGATTTTGAACCTCAACAAGGCGGAACTGGCGCTGGCACTCTTGGGGATGCCGGTGGCGGTGATCCCGACCTTGCAACTGGCCAGCCGGATCATCCCACGCGTTGGACCCAGGCGATTGCTGATGGTGGGCTTTGCAGCGCAGCCCGGCGTCGCGATCCTGCCGTTCATCGCGGACGGCCAACGCGGGCTGTTCGTCGCCTTGCTGGCAGTCGGCTTTGTAATGGCATTTATGCAAGTGGCGCTGAACGTCTATGCCGGGCGTTTGGAAAAGCAGTTGGGCGTCACAATCATGAGCCGCTGCCACGGGCTGTGGGCGCTCGGACTGATGACAGGATCGTTCTGCGTGACCTTCTTTGTCGCAAACGGGCTGATCACCGCAGAACTGATGATCGCCGTGCCCTCTGCTGTGGCGGGCATCATCGTCGCCCGCGCAATGACACCGCTGCGGGGCGCGAACGACGGCGGCTTGCCGCCACCGCGCCGCAAACTGCACCAGATGCCGGCGGCGCTGTTCGCCATTTCGATCTTTGCGCTGGCGGTGGCCATGACCGAAGGCGCGATGTCGGACTGGGCCGCCATCTATATGGCTGAACGCTTGCCGCCCGGCGCTACGACTGCGGGTCTGGCTGTTACGGCCTATGCGGCGTGCCTTGCGGCAGGGCGGTTACTGGGTGATGCAGCCAAACGCTGGCTGGGGGCAGTGGGATTGGCGCGCGTCACCCTATGCCTTGCGATCCTGGGTCTGTTGATCCTGCAACTGCCGTTGCCGATTGGTTTTGCTTACGCGGCGTTCGGCCTGATCGGTCTAGGTGTGTCGGTGGGGTTTCCACTGGGGGTCTCTGCGGCGGCGGCGTTGGACGATGTGCACGAAGGGGCGAACATCGCCATCATGTCCTCGGTCGCGATCTGCGGGTTCTTGTTTGGGCCGCCGCTGATTGGGTTTCTGGCAGAGGCATTCACGCTGGGTGTCGGATTGCTGGCGCTTTTGCCCGGCTTGATTGCGGGCTTGTGGCTGTGCGGCGCGCTTGCGCCTGCCGAATCCACCGATTCCACTAAATGA